In Pseudomonadales bacterium, a single window of DNA contains:
- the acnB gene encoding bifunctional aconitate hydratase 2/2-methylisocitrate dehydratase gives MLEAYRKHVEERANQGVPPKPLDPEQTAALVELLKTPPAGEEEYLLDLISNRVPPGVDEAAYVKAGFLSAIVKGEANSPLIDRRLAVTLLGNMLGGYNIGTLVSLLDDPELGVAATEELKHTLLMFDAFHDVEEQAKSGNANAKVLMQSWADAEWFTSQDAVPESIKVSVFKVTGETNTDDLSPAPDAWSRPDIPLHALAMYKMTRDGLQPQEHGVTGPMSQIEEIKAKGLPVAFVGDVVGTGSSRKSATNSVLWFFGEDMPGVPNKRSGGICIGGKVAPIFFNTMEDAGALVFEAPVEKLNMGDIIEIRPYDGKILSESGEVLSEFEFKSDVLLDEVQAGGRINLIIGRGLTAKARESLGLPVSELFRKPTQPADTGKGYTLAQKMVGRACGVEGVRPGTYCEPKMTTVGSQDTTGPMTRDELKDLACLGFSADLTMQSFCHTAAYPKPVDIDTQHTLPDFIMNRGGVSLRPGDGIIHSWLNRMLLPDTVGTGGDSHTRFPIGISFPAGSGLVAFAAATGVTPLDMPESVLVRFKGKMQPGITLRDLVHAIPYYGIKAGLLTVEKKGKKNFFSGRILEIEGLQNLTAEQAFELSDASAERSAAGCTIKLSEESVAEYLRSNVTLLRWMIAEGYGDARTLERRARRMEEWLANPTLMQADPDAEYAAIIEIDLAEVTEPIVCCPNDPDDAKLLSEVAGDKVDEVFIGSCMTNIGHFRAAGKLLEQHGGGISTRLWISPPTKMDQHALMEEGYYNIFGRAGARTEMPGCSLCMGNQARVAANSTVLSTSTRNFPNRLGDGANVYLTSAELAAVGAILGKLPTPAEYMEYANKLDSMAGDIYRYLNFDQIESFQKSAEEGKLIAAKQIDVVSAA, from the coding sequence GTGCTTGAAGCATACCGCAAACACGTGGAAGAACGCGCCAATCAAGGCGTCCCTCCCAAACCACTCGATCCTGAACAAACCGCTGCTTTGGTCGAGTTGTTAAAAACGCCCCCTGCCGGCGAAGAAGAGTATCTACTCGACCTAATTAGTAATCGAGTTCCACCGGGGGTCGATGAAGCGGCTTACGTTAAAGCGGGTTTTTTAAGCGCTATCGTGAAAGGTGAAGCAAATTCGCCGCTAATTGATCGACGTTTGGCTGTAACATTGCTCGGCAATATGCTCGGCGGATACAATATCGGCACCCTTGTCAGCCTACTAGATGACCCAGAGCTTGGTGTCGCTGCGACAGAAGAATTAAAACATACACTTCTGATGTTCGACGCATTTCATGATGTCGAAGAACAAGCCAAAAGCGGCAATGCCAATGCAAAAGTGCTCATGCAGTCATGGGCCGACGCCGAATGGTTTACCAGTCAGGATGCAGTGCCTGAAAGCATTAAAGTCTCCGTATTTAAAGTAACGGGGGAAACCAATACCGACGACCTCTCACCGGCCCCGGATGCCTGGAGCCGTCCTGATATCCCATTACACGCCCTGGCGATGTACAAAATGACTCGCGACGGTTTGCAGCCCCAGGAACACGGCGTCACTGGGCCAATGTCCCAAATAGAGGAGATTAAAGCGAAAGGGCTGCCGGTAGCCTTCGTTGGCGATGTCGTTGGTACCGGCTCTTCGCGCAAATCAGCTACCAATTCGGTTCTTTGGTTCTTCGGTGAAGACATGCCTGGTGTACCCAACAAGCGTTCCGGCGGTATTTGTATTGGTGGCAAAGTAGCGCCAATTTTCTTTAATACCATGGAAGATGCTGGCGCACTAGTATTTGAAGCGCCTGTAGAAAAGCTCAATATGGGCGACATCATCGAAATTCGTCCCTATGACGGCAAAATTCTCTCTGAATCAGGCGAAGTTTTATCCGAGTTTGAATTTAAATCCGATGTCTTACTCGACGAAGTGCAGGCTGGCGGACGTATTAACCTAATTATCGGTCGAGGCCTCACAGCTAAGGCGCGTGAATCCTTAGGTTTACCGGTATCAGAACTATTCCGTAAACCGACACAACCAGCAGATACTGGTAAAGGTTATACGCTGGCCCAAAAAATGGTTGGCCGCGCCTGTGGCGTTGAAGGCGTCCGCCCCGGCACCTACTGCGAACCAAAAATGACGACGGTCGGTTCACAGGACACAACTGGACCGATGACCCGCGACGAATTGAAAGACTTAGCTTGCCTGGGCTTTTCAGCGGACCTGACTATGCAGTCCTTCTGTCATACAGCGGCTTATCCAAAACCGGTCGATATTGATACTCAGCATACCCTCCCCGACTTTATTATGAATCGTGGTGGTGTTTCACTACGTCCCGGCGACGGTATCATTCACAGCTGGTTAAACCGTATGCTATTGCCCGACACTGTCGGCACAGGTGGTGATTCTCACACGCGTTTTCCGATAGGAATTTCTTTCCCAGCAGGGTCTGGGCTGGTTGCTTTCGCGGCCGCTACTGGCGTAACGCCATTGGATATGCCCGAATCAGTCTTGGTGCGATTCAAAGGCAAAATGCAACCGGGCATCACACTGCGTGATTTAGTGCATGCTATCCCTTATTACGGAATCAAAGCAGGCCTGCTTACCGTTGAGAAAAAAGGGAAGAAGAATTTTTTCTCTGGCCGTATCTTAGAAATTGAAGGCCTGCAAAACTTAACGGCTGAACAAGCCTTCGAATTATCTGACGCATCTGCCGAAAGGTCTGCAGCAGGCTGTACCATCAAGCTTAGCGAAGAATCAGTTGCCGAATACCTACGTTCAAACGTCACACTACTACGCTGGATGATCGCTGAAGGCTATGGCGATGCTCGCACCCTAGAAAGACGCGCACGCAGAATGGAAGAATGGCTAGCCAACCCGACCCTGATGCAAGCCGACCCTGATGCCGAATACGCAGCGATCATTGAAATCGATTTAGCTGAGGTAACTGAGCCAATCGTATGCTGCCCGAACGACCCAGACGATGCCAAGCTATTATCCGAAGTTGCTGGCGACAAAGTGGACGAAGTATTTATCGGCTCCTGCATGACCAATATTGGACACTTCCGCGCAGCAGGTAAATTATTAGAACAGCATGGCGGAGGCATCTCAACTCGCCTGTGGATATCGCCACCAACCAAAATGGATCAGCATGCTTTAATGGAAGAAGGCTACTACAACATCTTCGGCCGCGCCGGAGCACGTACGGAAATGCCCGGCTGCTCACTTTGTATGGGTAACCAAGCGCGCGTCGCGGCAAATAGCACAGTGCTCTCCACCTCGACCCGTAACTTTCCAAACCGACTTGGTGATGGCGCAAATGTGTATCTCACCTCGGCTGAATTGGCTGCGGTAGGTGCTATTCTTGGCAAGTTGCCGACGCCTGCGGAGTATATGGAATACGCGAATAAGCTTGATTCAATGGCTGGCGATATTTATCGTTACCTGAATTTCGACCAGATTGAGTCATTCCAAAAATCTGCAGAGGAAGGTAAGTTAATTGCCGCCAAACAGATTGATGTGGTTTCAGCCGCATAG
- a CDS encoding EamA family transporter, whose translation MKLSHIGLAVLAMAVWGFNFVAISLGLTELPPFLFTGLRFVATVIPFIFFVRKPEISWKLIFAVGFFLLTLQFAFLFKGIQMGVGGGIASTVIQCQAFFTLIFGAILLREAPTIRDISGLAVAGFGILLIGLSMGRASAIGLFTIVLAGACWAVGNIFLKKVGKVDMMALIIYASLFPPIPLFVLSYAVEGPEKIIAGFEAFSWISGFSLVYIVLVSTLFSYSVWGFLMKNYESRQVAPFGLLVPIFGIFSGWLVLNEEFAGQKLFGAALVIFGLVVVNWRALAPYIKRAVDKQTTF comes from the coding sequence ATGAAATTAAGCCATATTGGGCTTGCCGTGCTAGCTATGGCGGTTTGGGGCTTTAATTTTGTGGCGATTTCATTAGGGCTGACCGAATTGCCGCCTTTTCTATTTACCGGCCTTCGTTTTGTCGCCACAGTGATCCCGTTTATTTTCTTCGTACGTAAACCTGAAATCAGTTGGAAATTGATATTTGCTGTCGGATTTTTTCTGCTGACTTTGCAGTTTGCCTTCCTATTTAAAGGTATACAGATGGGTGTTGGTGGCGGCATCGCATCAACAGTTATTCAGTGCCAAGCCTTTTTTACGTTGATCTTTGGAGCGATTCTATTAAGGGAGGCTCCTACTATACGAGATATATCAGGGCTCGCTGTGGCTGGCTTTGGTATACTGTTGATTGGTCTCAGCATGGGAAGAGCGAGCGCCATCGGTTTGTTTACAATAGTTCTAGCTGGGGCTTGCTGGGCGGTCGGAAATATCTTTTTAAAGAAAGTTGGCAAAGTGGATATGATGGCGCTTATTATTTACGCCAGCCTGTTTCCCCCCATCCCACTCTTTGTGTTGTCCTATGCGGTGGAAGGTCCTGAAAAAATAATTGCTGGTTTCGAGGCCTTTTCTTGGATAAGTGGCTTCTCTTTGGTCTATATCGTTTTGGTATCCACACTTTTTTCTTACAGCGTGTGGGGTTTTTTAATGAAAAATTATGAGTCCCGACAGGTCGCACCCTTTGGTCTGCTGGTGCCGATATTTGGTATCTTTTCCGGTTGGCTGGTATTGAATGAAGAGTTTGCTGGACAAAAGCTTTTTGGCGCCGCCTTGGTGATTTTTGGCCTTGTTGTAGTGAACTGGCGAGCACTGGCTCCCTATATCAAGCGGGCTGTCGACAAACAAACCACGTTTTAA
- a CDS encoding AI-2E family transporter produces the protein MISTQPSTAAKFLLYSAAFIIVVAGMKSAESLLVPFLLSIFIAVICSPPLAWMHKKGVPYIIALLVIIGVIVIFGILVGAVVGASVNNFSQDLPEYQSKLRDLSAAFLRWLSAFGLNLQDTNLKESFNPSTAMNMVGATLASLGNVMGNAFMILLTVIFILAEESVFYNKLRAASGDASKSLDAVKRFTTSVNRYMALKTALSLLTGLVIMIWLWILGVDYAVLWGLVAFLLNFVPTLGSIIAAVPAVLLALIQLGTGDALLTAVGYLVVNVVIGNVLEPRFMGKGLDLSALVVFLSLVFWGWVLGPVGMLLSVPLTMTLKIAFESFDETRWVAVVLGSGAGLNISEENLSQGNPESDSN, from the coding sequence ATGATTTCCACTCAGCCATCAACCGCCGCCAAATTTTTGCTTTATAGCGCAGCTTTTATCATTGTGGTGGCGGGGATGAAGTCAGCAGAATCTTTGCTGGTACCTTTTCTGTTATCTATTTTTATCGCAGTGATTTGTTCTCCGCCGCTGGCCTGGATGCACAAAAAAGGCGTGCCCTACATTATCGCGCTACTGGTCATTATTGGTGTCATTGTTATTTTCGGAATATTAGTAGGTGCTGTGGTTGGCGCCTCGGTCAATAATTTTTCTCAGGATTTACCCGAATATCAAAGTAAATTGCGCGACCTTAGCGCAGCCTTTTTACGCTGGTTGTCAGCATTCGGCTTAAATTTACAGGATACTAACTTAAAGGAAAGTTTTAATCCCAGTACTGCCATGAATATGGTCGGAGCAACGCTCGCTTCATTGGGAAATGTAATGGGCAACGCCTTTATGATATTGCTAACAGTCATTTTTATTCTGGCGGAAGAAAGTGTGTTCTATAACAAGCTGCGTGCCGCCTCTGGCGATGCCAGTAAATCGCTTGATGCCGTGAAGCGTTTCACCACCAGTGTGAACCGTTATATGGCGCTGAAAACCGCACTAAGCTTGTTAACTGGCCTGGTGATTATGATCTGGCTTTGGATCTTAGGTGTAGATTACGCAGTGCTATGGGGCTTGGTGGCTTTTTTACTTAACTTTGTCCCTACTTTGGGCTCTATTATCGCGGCAGTTCCAGCTGTTTTATTAGCCTTAATTCAGTTAGGCACTGGCGATGCACTGTTGACGGCGGTTGGATATTTAGTAGTCAATGTGGTGATCGGGAATGTGTTAGAGCCTCGTTTTATGGGTAAAGGGCTCGATCTTTCTGCTCTGGTGGTATTTCTATCGTTAGTTTTCTGGGGCTGGGTTTTGGGGCCGGTAGGCATGCTGTTATCTGTGCCTCTGACCATGACACTTAAAATTGCTTTTGAAAGTTTTGATGAAACTCGTTGGGTAGCGGTTGTATTAGGCTCAGGTGCGGGCCTCAATATATCGGAAGAAAACTTATCGCAGGGAAACCCAGAAAGTGATTCTAACTAG
- a CDS encoding phosphoglycolate phosphatase: MHSTKLIFFDLDGTLIDSLPDLAWAVDRMMLSMNKTPPGILNTKSWVGNGAAKLIKRALTHSMDAEPEAKEFHHAQQLFNRFYSETLSVRSRLYEGVMVTLEQLKRHAIGFVCITNKPSEFTLPLLQQLCLTPFFDLVICGDSLNYKKPHPEPLFYAAEQSQIAISDCLMVGDSKNDIEAARAAGCPVVAVSYGYNHGEDIRLANPDACIDHFADLLPLIVPAA, encoded by the coding sequence ATGCATTCTACAAAACTTATCTTTTTTGATCTCGATGGCACCCTGATTGACTCTCTTCCGGATTTGGCTTGGGCAGTTGATCGCATGATGTTATCGATGAACAAAACACCACCTGGAATACTTAATACAAAATCCTGGGTTGGCAACGGTGCCGCAAAGTTGATCAAACGCGCACTCACCCATTCCATGGACGCTGAACCTGAGGCGAAAGAGTTTCACCATGCGCAACAGTTATTTAACCGATTCTACAGCGAAACCCTCTCAGTTCGCAGTCGTCTTTATGAGGGAGTTATGGTGACGCTGGAGCAGCTAAAGCGCCATGCAATAGGATTCGTTTGCATTACTAACAAGCCTAGTGAGTTTACCCTCCCACTGTTGCAGCAGCTTTGCCTAACCCCCTTCTTTGATTTGGTCATTTGTGGCGACAGTCTTAACTATAAAAAACCGCATCCAGAACCACTGTTTTATGCCGCAGAGCAGAGTCAAATCGCCATCAGCGACTGTTTAATGGTAGGTGACTCCAAAAACGATATCGAAGCGGCACGGGCAGCAGGCTGCCCAGTAGTTGCCGTTTCCTACGGTTATAACCACGGTGAAGATATCCGGCTCGCCAACCCCGATGCCTGCATTGATCACTTTGCCGATTTATTGCCGCTTATAGTCCCTGCCGCCTAG
- a CDS encoding fructose-bisphosphate aldolase class II, with protein sequence MALVSLKQLLDYAAEHDFGVPAFNVNNLEQMRAIMEAADELDAPVIVQASAGARKYAGAPFLRHLILAAIEEFPHIPVVMHQDHGTSPAICQRSIQLGFSSVMMDGSLMTDGKTPSSYEYNIETTRLAVDMAHACGVSVEGELGCLGSLETGQAGEEDGVGAEGTLSHEQLLTDPSEAKDFVTKTKVDALAIAIGTSHGAYKFSRPPTGDILAIDRIKQIHQAIPNTHLVMHGSSSVPQDWLAVINEFGGNIGETYGVPVEEICEGIKHGVRKVNIDTDLRLASTGAIRRFMAQNPAEFDPRKYLAVATKAMKEICLARYQSFGCVGHASKIKPISLEGMAAKYA encoded by the coding sequence ATGGCCCTAGTATCACTGAAACAACTCCTGGACTATGCCGCCGAGCATGATTTCGGCGTTCCCGCATTTAACGTCAATAATCTCGAACAAATGCGCGCCATCATGGAAGCAGCGGATGAGTTGGACGCCCCGGTAATAGTGCAAGCATCGGCTGGCGCACGTAAATATGCAGGAGCACCCTTTTTGCGTCATTTGATTTTGGCCGCGATTGAGGAATTCCCCCATATTCCGGTGGTAATGCATCAGGATCATGGCACCAGCCCAGCCATTTGCCAACGTTCGATCCAATTAGGTTTCAGCTCTGTCATGATGGACGGTTCGTTGATGACGGATGGAAAAACGCCATCCAGCTACGAATACAATATCGAAACGACTCGTCTTGCGGTTGATATGGCGCATGCCTGCGGGGTTTCCGTGGAAGGTGAGCTGGGCTGTTTAGGCTCTTTAGAAACCGGTCAAGCAGGCGAAGAAGATGGCGTAGGAGCCGAAGGGACACTCTCCCATGAGCAATTGTTAACCGATCCCAGTGAAGCCAAAGATTTTGTAACCAAAACTAAAGTTGATGCGCTTGCCATTGCTATCGGCACTTCACACGGTGCTTACAAATTTAGCCGCCCTCCCACTGGCGATATTCTGGCGATTGATCGTATCAAGCAAATTCACCAAGCCATTCCTAACACGCATTTGGTCATGCACGGTTCTTCCTCGGTGCCACAGGATTGGTTAGCAGTCATTAACGAATTCGGCGGCAATATCGGAGAAACCTATGGTGTTCCAGTGGAGGAAATCTGCGAAGGCATTAAGCATGGAGTACGCAAGGTTAATATCGATACCGATTTACGACTCGCATCAACCGGTGCTATCCGTCGCTTTATGGCGCAAAACCCAGCAGAATTTGATCCTCGCAAGTATTTAGCGGTGGCTACAAAAGCGATGAAAGAAATTTGTTTGGCTCGCTACCAATCCTTTGGCTGTGTCGGACATGCCTCAAAAATAAAACCGATTTCGCTTGAAGGTATGGCTGCAAAATATGCCTAG
- a CDS encoding DUF3488 domain-containing transglutaminase family protein, with product MQLIYQIPRNSLAWLLAAYLAVIAPHVMRLPIWIVLAAVWCLLWRIQVYRGVWNFPRRWIKYLLAGISLVGLLAGYGRLAGLEPMVALLIIGFSMKLLEMYQRRDAVLVIYLAYIIAATQLLFAQTISSALYMVFSVVLMTTALMSLNQSQGFLYPRRSLILTGKLLLQSIPLMLLLFIVMPRLGALWSVPLQQHAAKTGVSDSMSPGDFSQLAKSAELAFRVSFKGAIPSASERYWRGLVFSRFDGRSWTQAEPFDYYPDGKVTRWFGERSLAWEELIDRRARAITYEVILEPTQQTWLYALMVPQPDSANVGITRDFRIVNRMSISNRLAYRVSSHLDYQTEYQSLPSRRYRNETQLPTGFNPRSARLAKRWRAESGTVEAYIQRVLNWFNREFTYTVQPPLLGKDTVDEFLFESQRGFCEHFASSFTIMMRAAGIPARIVVGYQGGEINPLQNYLLVHQFDAHAWTEVWLEGKGWRRIDPTAAVAPERIENGFSSMVDRTEFLSDSPLSLVRYQNIRWLNMLRLQLDRLDYAWYSWVLGFDNEIQADIFKRLFGSAKPIRIALALIILGGLVLGAIAISLLMPSRSESNSQSGKAYRRFCRRLSQKGLVRKPYEPPSVFAARVAKTRPDLASAVAEITQLFQDIHYAGAEQDEKRLVKMVNRFKPRRRV from the coding sequence GTGCAGCTCATTTATCAAATACCAAGAAACAGCTTAGCGTGGCTATTGGCAGCCTATTTGGCTGTCATTGCTCCTCATGTTATGAGACTTCCTATCTGGATCGTGCTGGCAGCGGTGTGGTGCTTGCTGTGGAGGATTCAGGTTTATCGAGGGGTTTGGAATTTTCCTCGGCGCTGGATCAAATATTTATTGGCGGGTATAAGCTTGGTTGGGCTATTGGCCGGTTATGGTCGATTAGCGGGGTTAGAACCGATGGTGGCGCTGCTTATCATCGGTTTTTCGATGAAGCTATTGGAAATGTATCAGCGTCGAGATGCTGTGTTGGTTATTTATCTCGCCTATATCATAGCTGCAACGCAGCTCCTTTTTGCCCAGACAATTTCATCTGCGCTTTATATGGTCTTTTCTGTCGTGTTAATGACAACGGCGCTGATGAGTTTAAATCAATCACAAGGCTTTCTTTATCCTAGGCGAAGCTTAATCTTAACTGGTAAGTTATTGTTGCAATCTATCCCCTTGATGCTGTTGCTTTTTATCGTAATGCCAAGGCTGGGTGCGCTGTGGTCGGTGCCGTTACAGCAGCATGCTGCCAAGACGGGGGTTAGTGATTCGATGTCACCCGGTGATTTTAGCCAATTGGCGAAATCGGCAGAGCTTGCCTTTAGGGTGAGTTTTAAAGGAGCCATACCGTCAGCTTCCGAGCGCTATTGGCGTGGTCTGGTATTTTCACGTTTTGACGGACGTTCATGGACACAGGCAGAACCCTTTGATTACTACCCGGATGGTAAGGTTACCCGTTGGTTTGGTGAAAGAAGTTTAGCCTGGGAAGAGCTGATCGATAGGCGGGCGAGGGCGATAACCTATGAAGTCATATTAGAGCCAACTCAGCAAACCTGGCTTTACGCACTAATGGTGCCACAACCTGATAGCGCCAATGTCGGCATTACGAGAGATTTCAGAATCGTCAATCGTATGTCAATTAGTAATAGGTTAGCCTATCGTGTGTCATCCCATCTTGATTACCAAACAGAATATCAGTCTCTACCGAGTAGGCGTTACCGTAACGAAACGCAACTGCCGACGGGGTTTAATCCTCGATCGGCGCGTTTAGCCAAACGGTGGCGTGCTGAGTCGGGGACTGTTGAAGCTTACATTCAGCGCGTTTTAAACTGGTTCAACCGAGAGTTCACCTATACCGTGCAACCACCGTTGTTAGGTAAAGATACTGTTGATGAGTTTTTGTTCGAGTCTCAGCGCGGATTTTGCGAACATTTCGCCAGCAGTTTCACAATTATGATGCGAGCAGCGGGTATTCCAGCGCGCATCGTGGTTGGCTATCAGGGTGGTGAGATAAACCCCTTACAAAATTACCTGTTGGTGCATCAGTTTGATGCTCACGCCTGGACTGAAGTTTGGTTAGAAGGTAAGGGCTGGCGGCGCATTGACCCCACCGCTGCGGTGGCGCCGGAGCGCATTGAAAATGGTTTCAGCAGTATGGTTGATCGGACGGAATTTCTAAGCGATTCGCCCCTTTCACTTGTGCGCTACCAAAATATCCGCTGGTTAAATATGCTCAGATTGCAACTGGATCGTCTTGATTATGCCTGGTATAGCTGGGTGCTAGGGTTTGATAATGAAATTCAGGCGGATATTTTTAAGCGTCTATTCGGTAGCGCTAAGCCAATACGAATCGCTTTGGCGCTCATTATTCTTGGCGGACTGGTGCTCGGTGCGATTGCCATTAGTTTGCTAATGCCCTCGCGCTCGGAATCTAACAGCCAAAGTGGCAAAGCGTACCGACGTTTTTGTCGTCGGCTTAGCCAAAAGGGCTTGGTGCGTAAGCCTTATGAGCCGCCGAGTGTTTTTGCAGCGCGGGTGGCTAAAACCCGGCCTGATTTAGCCTCAGCGGTAGCTGAAATTACACAGTTATTTCAGGATATCCATTATGCGGGGGCAGAGCAGGACGAGAAACGTTTGGTGAAGATGGTCAACCGGTTTAAGCCCAGGCGAAGAGTTTGA
- a CDS encoding DUF58 domain-containing protein has translation MALPPRDTETSTGVVSGRLNQWIDQRLPPQRSILLNRANVYIFPSKAGFSFLLIVFLLWLIATNYENNLVFGLAFLLASLFVVSILHTYSNLAGISISAVRSKPVFAGENVAFELLLKRHNRRAYENLWLSWRQMPPQIVNLSDIEQKKIKLYLPSNQRGWLNPGRLLVQTYYPLGLLRAWTRLDLDLRTLVYPKPITAGPIPMAQGAAGEGSIMTCRGTEDFYGLKEYQVGESLRHVAWKQYARGQGLYTKEYTASVDRRIWLDWDYLAGMNAEARLSRLCDWVLAAARTESEYGLRLPGQEIAPNQGMEHRDKLLKALALFDLNSTKHHSGR, from the coding sequence ATGGCGTTACCTCCTCGTGATACAGAAACATCAACAGGGGTGGTTTCAGGGCGTCTTAATCAATGGATAGATCAGCGTTTGCCACCACAACGATCAATCCTTCTGAACCGAGCTAATGTTTATATTTTTCCATCTAAAGCAGGCTTTAGTTTCCTGCTTATTGTTTTTCTACTTTGGCTGATTGCGACCAATTATGAAAACAACTTGGTGTTCGGGCTTGCTTTCCTGCTGGCGAGTTTGTTCGTTGTATCTATTTTGCATACCTATAGTAATTTGGCAGGTATCAGCATCAGCGCAGTGCGCAGCAAGCCGGTTTTTGCGGGAGAAAATGTAGCGTTTGAACTCTTGCTGAAGCGACATAACCGTAGAGCTTACGAGAATCTATGGTTAAGTTGGCGACAGATGCCACCACAAATAGTGAATCTCAGTGATATCGAACAGAAGAAGATCAAACTCTATTTGCCCAGCAATCAGCGGGGCTGGTTAAACCCCGGTCGTTTACTAGTCCAAACCTACTACCCATTAGGGTTATTACGTGCCTGGACGCGCCTGGACCTGGATCTGCGCACGCTGGTGTACCCCAAACCGATAACCGCCGGGCCGATTCCTATGGCGCAGGGCGCAGCGGGAGAAGGCTCCATTATGACTTGTCGTGGTACTGAAGATTTTTATGGGTTAAAAGAATATCAAGTCGGTGAGTCACTACGTCATGTTGCCTGGAAACAATATGCTCGCGGCCAAGGCTTATATACCAAGGAATATACGGCATCGGTTGATCGCAGAATATGGTTGGATTGGGATTATTTAGCGGGCATGAATGCTGAAGCCAGGTTGTCGCGGCTCTGTGATTGGGTACTGGCGGCGGCGCGTACCGAAAGTGAGTATGGTTTGCGATTACCCGGCCAGGAAATAGCGCCCAACCAAGGAATGGAGCATAGGGATAAGCTCCTAAAAGCACTGGCGCTGTTTGATCTGAACAGCACAAAGCATCACTCAGGGCGCTAA
- a CDS encoding AAA family ATPase, translating into MQKVINGIISQIGSILLGKEHQIKLALTCLFSRGHLLIQDLPGMGKTTLAHAIAKTLGLSYSRIQFTSDLLPADIIGVSVFDKNTAAFSFHPGPIFSQLVLADEINRTTPKTQSALLEAMEEQQVTAEGETRALPVPFFVIATQNPVTQTGTFPLPESQLDRFLMRIELGYPDPSAERELYTGVSPRELLKELGSAVSSEQLHQIQSSAEKVMTAGAILDYVQRIVQFTRTNPEFSYGVSPRGGLALLRCAKTWAFIHGRAHVLPEDVQAVMPSVLGHRLREIADFDDSSGYALVERVLNTIDVIG; encoded by the coding sequence ATGCAAAAAGTAATTAATGGCATTATTAGCCAGATCGGCTCGATATTATTGGGCAAAGAACATCAGATTAAACTGGCGTTAACCTGTCTGTTTAGTCGTGGTCATCTGCTAATCCAAGACCTCCCAGGTATGGGGAAAACGACTCTGGCACATGCCATCGCGAAAACCTTGGGTTTAAGTTATAGCCGAATCCAGTTCACCAGCGATCTTTTACCTGCAGATATTATTGGGGTTTCTGTTTTCGATAAAAACACTGCTGCTTTTAGCTTTCATCCAGGGCCAATTTTTAGCCAGTTGGTGTTAGCGGATGAAATTAATCGTACTACACCGAAAACGCAAAGTGCGTTACTGGAGGCGATGGAAGAACAGCAAGTTACGGCAGAGGGTGAAACACGCGCTTTACCTGTCCCTTTCTTTGTGATTGCTACCCAAAACCCAGTCACTCAGACCGGTACTTTTCCATTGCCTGAATCGCAACTCGACCGTTTTTTAATGCGCATCGAGTTAGGTTATCCGGATCCGAGCGCAGAACGAGAGCTTTATACTGGCGTGTCGCCGAGGGAACTATTGAAAGAGCTGGGTTCAGCAGTGTCGTCAGAGCAGTTACATCAAATTCAGTCATCAGCAGAAAAAGTAATGACGGCGGGTGCGATACTCGACTATGTCCAGCGCATCGTGCAATTTACGCGCACCAACCCTGAATTCAGTTATGGAGTTTCTCCCCGTGGCGGTCTGGCGTTGCTTCGTTGTGCAAAAACCTGGGCGTTTATCCATGGCCGAGCCCATGTTTTGCCTGAAGATGTGCAGGCGGTCATGCCCTCGGTGCTTGGGCACAGATTACGTGAGATTGCAGATTTTGATGATTCCAGTGGTTACGCGCTGGTTGAACGCGTACTTAATACTATTGATGTTATCGGTTAA